In Prochlorococcus marinus CUG1435, the genomic window ACCACTTCCGAATTTACCCCCTGCATGAAGCACGGTCAGCACAGTTTCTAAAGCATTCTTACCCGTCCTTGGATGGATATCTGTAGGGATACCTCTTCCATTATCAGAAATTGAAGCTGATCCATCAGCTCTAAGAATAATTTCTATATGATCACAATGTCCTGCAAGTGCTTCATCAACCGAATTATCAACAACTTCATATACTAGATGATGCAAACCTCTAGGGCCTGTAGAACCTATGTACATTCCAGGGCGTTTACGAACTGGCTCTAAACCTTCTAAAACCTGAATCTGTTCCGCACCATAATCATTTGAGATTTTATTAGATCTTTTGTCCTCACTCATTTAATATAAAAAAAAAACATTAAACTTTTAAATGTTATTTTTAAAAGTCTTTCATTAAATTTACCATCACAATAAGAGAAAGGCTCGAAGTCTATGAAAAATTTAATCACTTTCATTATATAACTAATAGATTTTTCTTCATTAATTTATATGACTTCCTATCCACCTAAGGTAATAGTTTTAATTGGACCTACAGCAAGTGGGAAAACAGAATTAGCTATTGAAATTGCGCAATATTTTAAAACTCGTATACATAACATTGATTCAAGACAAATTTATAAGTATATGGATGTTGGAACAGCAAAACCATCGAAGAATCAACAAAACAAAATAAAACATTTTTTAATAGACATTGAAGAGCCTATTAATCCAATTAATGTAAAACAATTTCAAGAAATTGCACAAAAATCAATAAAAAGGGAAATCAAACACAATTACCTCCCATTCCTAGTTGGCGGAAGTGGTTTGTATATGAACTCAATAACAAAAGGATTATTTGTGCCAGATGTTCCTCCACAAAATTATTTGAGAGATCAATTACAAGAACTTGGTCAGAAAGAATGTTGGGAGATTTTAAAAAATTGTGATCCAATCTCCACAAAAAAAATAAATTTTGCTGATCATATCAGAACAATAAGAGCTTTAGAAGTTTTTTATGTAACAGGAAAACCTTTATCAGCACAAAAAATTCAAAAACCCCCTAATTGGAAAATATTAGAACTTGGATTAGAAAGAGATAATTTAAAAGAAAGAATTTCACAAAGAACAAAAAATATGTTCACATCGGGAATTATTGACGAGACTAAACACTTGATTAGTCAATATGGATATGATTTGCCAATATTAGAAACTATTGGATACCGTGAAGCTAATGCTGTTTTAAAAAATTACTTAACAATTGATAAGGCGATTGAATTAACTACTACAAAAACAATCCAATTTGCTAAAAGACAAAAAACATGGTTTCGTAATAAAAATAATCCGATTTGGCTTAATAACAAAAACCTGCTAAAAGATGCAATAATTAAAATAGAGTCTTTTTTAAGCTAAATTTATCAATAAGAGATTTATTCAACAATCAATTTATTAACTGAACTGAATGCCACCACGCCCACGCTTTGACCGCCGCGCTCCTGTCAGAGAGCTCCCAAATATCAATGAAAGAATAAAATACACTCAATTAAGGGTTGTCGATTCAGATGGAAAGCAGTTAGGTGTAATCGATAGATTGAAAGCATTAGAAATAGCCTCTCAACGAGAACTGGATCTAGTTTTGGTAAGCGAAAAAGCAAATCCTCCTGTTTGTAGAATAATGGACTATGGAAAATATAAATTTGAACAAGAAAAGAAAGCAAAAGAAGCAAGAAAAAAATCTCATCAAACAGAAGTTAAAGAAGTAAAAATGAGATACAAAATCGACAAGCATGATTATGACGTAAGGATAGGTCAAGCTACTAAATTTTTAAAATCAGGAGATAAAGTAAAATGTACTGTTATCTTCAGAGGTAGAGAAATTCAACACTCAAATTTAGCTGAAACACTTCTTTTAAAAATGGCTAATGATTTAGAAGAACAATCAGAAGTACAACAAAAGCCAAAAAGAGAAGGTAGAAATATGATTATGTTTTTAAGCCCAAGAAAAACTCCTCTTATAAAAAAAGATGCAGGATAAGAAAATTATTATGGAAAAACTATGACGAATGTTAAAGTGTCACTATGAATAAAAATTAATTAGTTAGGAGTTTTCTAAAGTGAGATTCCATATTCAACAAGAAAGTGATATCCCAGCTTCGACACAACTATATAATCAAATTTGCTTTTCAATAGCAGCAAGACATTATCCTCCAGGTCACAGACTCCCAAGTACTAGGTTGCTCGCAATGCAAACCGGGCTTCATCGCAATACTATAAGCAAAGTTTACAGACAACTTGAAATTGATGGGGTTGTTGAAGCGATAGCTGGATCAGGTATCTATGTAAGGGATAATCTTAGTAAACGAGACTTTAAGAAATCAGTTTTCTTAAAAGAGAAAATAAGTAAACCGCCGGATCAAGAAGCGAAAAAAGCTATTGATAACTTCATAAATATTGGTTGCACCTTACAAGAAACAAGAGAAATATTAATCAATGAGATTGATTGGCGTATTAATTGCGGAACAAGAATAATAGTGAGCACACCTAGGGAAGACATAGGTGCTTCTATGTTAATAGCAGAAGACCTTTTTCCAAAAATTAATGTACCAGTCGAAGTTGTTCCAATGGAAGAATTAGAAAAAGTTTTGAGTAATTCCAATAATGGTACTATTGTCACGAGTAGATATTTTTTACAGCCTCTTGAAAAAATTGCAAAACAATTTGGAGTTAGAGCTATTGCAGTTGACTTGAGTGACTTTCAAAAGGAATTAAAAATTATCAAAGAATTAAGTACTGGAAGTTGTGTTGGCATTGTTAGTATTAGTCCTGGTTTATTAAGGGCAGCGGAAGTCATTATTCACAGCATGCGAGGTAATGAAGTAATTCTTATGACAGCAATCTCAGATAATCAAAGTAGATTAGTATCACTTTTAAAGGCTTCGAATCACATTGTCTGCGATGGCCCTAGTTTATCAGTTGTAGAAAACACATTATTAAAAAATCGATCTCAACTTATGAGGTTGCCTCAAATAATATGCGCTAAGAATTATTTGAGTGTCGAAACTATAAATCAATTAAAAAAAGAAATTGGAGTTATCGAGTAGACATGGTACTAAGAACTTTCAAATCTGATATAGAAATCATAAGGGAGAGAGATCCTGCTGCAAGAGGGATATTAGAAATTTTTCTTTGCTACCCAGGTTTTCAATCAATAGTTATTCATAGGTTGACACATAAATTATGGCAATTAAAAGTTCCTTTAATTCCCCGCTTGATTAGTCACCTAAATAGGTTAATAACAGGTATTGAAATCCATCCTGGGGCCAAAATTGGGAAAAAGGTTTTCATAGATCATGGAATGGGAGTTGTAATAGGTGAAACAGCTGAGATAGGAAATAATTGTCTTCTATATCAAGGCGTGACGTTAGGAGGTACTGGCAAAAGTCATGGGAAAAGACACCCAACCTTGATGGAGAATGTTGTAGTTGGAGCAGGTGCAAAAGTTCTGGGATCTATTACTGTAGGATCTAATACTCGTATTGGTGCTGGTTCAGTAGTTGTTCGTAATGTAGAAGGGAACAGCACTGTGGTTGGGGTACCTGGGAGAGTTGTGCATCAAAGTGGTGTCAAAGTAAACCCATTGGCTCATTCTGCTTTACCAGACGCAGAGGCAAATGTTATTAAAAATTTAATGGATAGAATAGACTTCCTTGAAAATGAAATTCTTAAATTGCAAAAAACTCTACAATGTATAGTTAACTCAGAATCTATAGATACCTCTAAACTCGGGAACGCACAAAACCTTAAAGACAAAGAAATTATTGAATTTCTTGGAGATGATTAAAACTTAATTTAACTTTTGTCATTCGTGTCAGTTTTAGGTTGAAACATAAACATTGAATAAATAACATTTCTTCTCATATTGGTCATCATTTCAAGAAACATGTCATATCCCTCATTTTTATATTCTATTAAAGGATCTTTTTGGCCATAACCTCTCAATCCAACTGATTCTCTCAAAGAATCCATCGATTGAAGATGTTCACGCCATAAATTATCAATTTGCTGCAAAATGAAAAATCTTTCAGCTTCTCTCATTAATCCTGGACGAATCTTTTCTATTTGTGATTCCTTTAAGTCATAAGCAATTCGCAACTGCTCTTGAAGATAGTTTTTTAATTCTTCTATTGACAATAAATTAACATCATCTGATTTAAGATCATCTAATAAATATACAAATTCTTTAACTTTAGAAATTAATTGATCAATATTCCATTCTTCAGGGGGGAGATCAGGATTAATATAAGCCTCTACAATTTCACTCATTGTTCTCTCTCCATATCCTATTACTTGCCTCTTTAAATCATCTCCTTGTAAAACTCTCAATCTTTCACTATATACAGCTTTTCTTTGATTATTCATGACCTCATCATATTCGAAAACTTGTTTTCTAATATCGTAATAATAGGTTTCAACTTTCTTTTGAGCACTTTCTAAAGACCTAGTAAGCATTCCTGATTCGATAGGCATATCTTCGTCAACCCTAAATGCATTCATTAGATTTGCTACCCTATCTCCTCCAAAAATTCTTAAAAGATTATCTTCCAAAGATAAGAAGAATCTAGTACTTCCAAGATCACCTTGTCTTCCAGCTCTACCTCTAAGCTGATTATCCACTCTTCTTGATTCATGTCTCTCAGTACCGATAACATGTAAACCGCCAGCCTCTCTTACTTTTTCCTCTTCATGAATCAAAACCTTTTCATATTCTTTCTTTACATCTGATAAAGATTCTCTCAAAAGCTTTATCATTTTATCTTCGGTTGGTGCTTTTTCTGAAGCTGTAGCTATTTTGTCATCTAGTTCTAAGACAGAAAGTTGTCTCTCTCCCCAATTTTCAACAAGTTTATTAGATAAAAAAGAAAGTTTATTTTCAATCTCTTCATCTAACTTGCAAGGAAATAGATTGGTTGATGAGCCTGCAATGTTTTTTTTCAAACTTGAGCCCACCTTTGAAGAAAAACCACCCTTAGATTTTGAAGTTCTTTGCTTAGGAATTGGTGGTTTATGCTCATTATCTGGCCTTACTAGTAAAGGAACTAAAATCTCTTTTAATTTAAGTCTTGCCATATAGTCACTATTACCGCCGAGAATTATATCTGTTCCCCTCCCAGCCATATTAGTGGCAATAGTAACAGCACCTGCTCTACCTGCCTGAGCAACAATTTCTGCTTCACGTTCAACATTCTCTGGCTTAGCATTCAACAAATTATGTGTAATTTTTTCCTCGGTTAATAGTGAACTTAGTAACTCACTTTTTTCGACACTTGTTGTGCCAACTAAAACAGGTCTTCCCTCTCTGTGTATTTGTGCAGTTTCTTTGGCAACTGCCTTCCATTTACCTATCTCAGTCTTAAATACTTGGTCAGACAAATCTTTTCTCTTTCTTACTTGATTCGTCGGAATGACTGTTGATTCTAATTTATAGGTTTTTTCAAATTCAACCTCCTCAGTTTTTGCAGTTCCTGTCATACCTGCTAGACCAGGATATAAGAGGAAAAAATTCTGATAAGTAATGGATGCTAATGTTTGAGTCTCGGGCTGAATTTTAAGATTCTCTTTTGCTTCTATAGCTTGATGTTGTCCGTCACTCCAACGCCTTCCTGGCATGACCCTGCCTGTAAATTCATCGACTATCACAGCCTCATCATTTCTAATAATGTAATTTACATCTTTAATAAATAATTCTTTGGCTTTTAAAGCATTAGTTATATAGTGTGCCCATGGATCTTGAGGATTGTATAAATCAACAACTCCCAAATACTCTTCACATTTAGCGAAACCTTGATCAGTTAATATACAACTTCTCTGCTTTTCATCAACTTCATAATCCCCTTCGGGATCAATCCCATCTTTACTTAATTCTTTTGCTTTAACTAATGCCAAAGCTAATTCTGAAGCTTTTTGATATTTTTCTTGGGGTCTTTCAACTTGACCAGAAATAATTAGAGGTGTTCTAGCTTCATCAATAAGTATTGAATCAACCTCATCAATCACGCAATAATTGAATTTTCTTTGCACCACTTCATTAATATCAGTAGACATATTATCCCTTAAATAATCGAATCCTAATTCGGAATTAGTGGCATAAGTGATATCACATTCATAATTTTTCTTTCTCTCAATTGGGCTCATATCTTGCTGAATCAAGCCAACTGATAAGCCCAAAAAACGATGAACTTGTCCCATCCATTCAGCATCTCTTCTAGCTAGATAATCATTTACAGTAACAACGTGAACCCCTTTTCCAGTTAAAGCATTTAAATAGCAAGGTAATGTTGCAACAAGAGTTTTACCTTCTCCAGTCTTCATCTCAGCAATTTGACACTCATGTAAAACCATCCCACCTATTAACTGAACATCAAAATGTCTCATATCAAGAACACGCTTACTGGCTTCCCTTACTATTGCAAAGGCTTTAGGAAGAAATTCTTCTAAGAGTACTTTTTGTTTTTTAAAGTCTAATTCTGATGAAATCTTTGATTTAAGATTTTGAGTTTCTTTTCTTAGCTCATCATCACTAAATTGAGAAATTTCTTCCTCTAAAAAATTTATCTCTTCCACTATTGGTTGATAGCGCTTTAACTTTCGTGTATTCGGGTCTCCCAACAAAAGTTTTAGCATAAGTCAAAGTCCTTAAAAAATTCATCTTATTACAAACATTATAAATTAGTGCGTTACAACAGAATGCAGAAAACTTTTATCTCTTTATTTTATAGAAATGATCGATTAAGGTATTTAGATTGAAATCAGAAAGATAAGCTTATTATCTTTCACTTTTCTAAACCTTTTTAACAAATGAAAGAAATATCTCTAATCAGCCACTCCAAGGGAGCTTTAGGGTTAAGGTTTTTTGGATTAGGTCCCAATCTCAAACCCACTAATGGATTAAATAAGCTACAAAAATTGCTAGATAATAATGCTTTCTGGGCAAAAAATAGAACAATTAATGATCTAAAAAAATGTCTTGCTAAAAGTGACGTTGTAATTAGCATTTGGGTTGGTAACGAAATAGTTGGTTTCGGCAGAGCTTTAACAGATGGGATTTATCGTGGGGTTCTTTGGGATATTGTTATAGATCAAAATCATCAAGGGAAAGGTTTTGGCAAATTAATTGTAAATAATCTTTTATCTTCAAAAGAAATTAAAAATACAAAGAAAATATATTTAATGACGACAGATAAAAAATTGTTTTATTCTCAAATGGATTTCAAAGAAGTTACCTCTCAAAATTTGTTAATTCGTGAAATATAAAGTTCTTTTCTATAGAAATTAAATCAAGAGACAAATTTACTATAAAGCCATCTTATAAAAGGACCTAAAATAGGAACTGGTCCAAAAGTGGGTCCGCAAAAATCAAAGTAATCTCTATGCTCTTTTATTAATCCATTTTCGCCAAATAATAAACGTGTAGTTCCAGGATAAATAAATTCTTTACCCATAATTTTTAAACCCATTGTCCATTCAACAAATCCACAATTTCCAGTGATGGAAATCGCATGAGTTTCTAAAAAAACATCATCACATCTTTTAACTAGCTTTTCTTGAGCTTTAATGTAAGAATCTAAGCCCTCTGTTTCCTGCGTTGGGTCTTCAAAAATAACATCTTCATTATAAAATTCAGCCCATTTTTGTTTTGTTGGTGCATCTATACCATAAGGTTTAGTAAATAATCCTTTTAAATCCTCAATAGAAATTACTCTTGTCATTACGAAATTATTATTACAAATACTTTAAGGGATACAAACATTAAAAGCGGATGAAGAGATTCGAACTCTCGACATTCTCCTTGGCAAGGAGATGCTCTACCACTGAGCTACATCCGCATAACTTTTCTATTTTATCCCAAAGAAGGGATCAATGATAGAAATAATTAAATTTTTTTCAATTAATTTAAATTTTTAATCAAAGATCCCATCTCAATTGCTTGTAAAGCATAATTCCAACCAAGATTATTTTTTATCCCTGCTCTTTCTAGAGCCTGCTGCATAGTATCAGTAGTCAAAACTCCAAAAATAATTGGAACATTATTTTCATATGATACCTTTGAAATACCTTTGCTCGCCTCAGATATAACTACATCATAGTGGGAAGTTTCCCCACGGATCACAGCCCCAAGAGCAATTACAGCATCATAACTCTTTTTTTTAGTGAGGGTTTTAGCTGCGATTGGTAATTCGAATGAACCAGGAACCCAAACTATATCTACTTGATTGCTTAATTCAGAAGTATCTAAACCATGTCTTTTTAAACAATCAAGACAACCAGATAAAATTTTATTAGTAATTAAATCATTAAATCTTGCTATTACAATCCCAACTTTTAAAGTAGATGCATTAGTAAAAGATCCCTCAAAAATAGCCATTAAATTTTACTTCGATATATTAATAGACTCTCACGAAAAGGTATTAAGTTCAAACTAATGAAGAAACAATTCCTGTAACAAAAACCAAGACAACCCAAACAGCAGCAATAGAATAAATTTTTCTCCTACTTTCTCGCTGCCCTTCTTCGGTAGAAGGTTGAGTCACATATAAAACGGGTACTCCAACTACCGCAATTAAAGAAGCAAATAATAGAGCATTTACGAAGAAAAAGTTAACAGCCTGCATAATTCAGTCTTAGGTTTCAAATTATTATAAATACTATAATCTCATGAAAATGAGAATTTTTAGAGAAAATTTACATACTTTAGCCACATTAAATGCAAAAAAAAATTTTCTACCTAATATCTATTTAGGAATTAAAAAAGTATGCAAGAAGATACGATAATTCAAAAGAATTTATTTGCGATTGGTAATGAAAATAATGAGCAAGAAGAAATAACAAAAATTCCAGAAGATTTATCTTGGGAAGATTTAAAAAAAGAATCGAAAAAAAGACCTAGACAAAGAAAAAATTCAAATAATTTAGTAAATAAATTCAAGACTAATTTAATTTCAAATAACAAAAATGTTTGCATTAATGAAAAATCTTATAGCTACAAAACAGTTTCAAAAATGAAATTAACTCCTGTAATGAAGCATTATGTAACTCTAAAAGAGAAAAATAAAGATAGGTTATTACTTTATAGATTAGGAGATTTTTTTGAATGTTTTTTTGAGGATGCTGTATTAATATCTAACCTTTTAGAAATAACACTTACCAGTAAAGATGCTGGCAAAGAGATTGGTAAGATCCCTATGGCAGGGGTTCCTTATCATGCAATGGAGAGATATTGTGCTGATTTAATTAAAAAAAATTATTCTGTGGTTATATGCGACCAATTAGAAAAAAGTTCTGGCAATTATGGGACTCCAATTAAAAGAGGAATAACGAGAATAATTACTCCTGGAACTGTAATTGAAGAGGGGATGTTGATAGCAAAAAAAAATAATTGGATTACTGCTATTTTCTTATCAGAAGAAAACTCAGATGAATCTTATGAATGGGGAATATCAAAAGCTGATGTAAGCACAGGAGAATTAATAACTTTAGAAGGTCAATCTCTGTCAAAACTATTTGATGAAATTATTAAATTAGATTCTTCAGAGATCATTGTAGGAAGCAATGAAGTAAGAAATTTATTAATTAAGGGAAATAGTCAAATAACATATACTGTCTCAGAGGAGACTAATTTTGGCATTAATGAAGCAAATTATCTAATAAAAAAATATTTCCAAATTGCAACCCTAGAAGGAATAGGACTTAAAAATTTAAACAATGCGACTAGATCTCTTGGAGGTTTATTAAATTATTTAGAAAAAATTAATCCTTCCAATTTAGATAAAGATTCTTCTGTAAAAATCTCATTAGACTTTCCACAAATTCAATTTGGTCACAACAAATTAATTATTGATTATCAAACTCAAAAAAACTTAGAAATCAAACATACACAACGCGAAAACAATTATGTAGGTTCGCTTCTATGGAGCATCGATAGAACTTATACTTGCATGGGTGCAAGGTGTTTAAGAAGGTGGATAGATTCACCACTATTAAACGTTAATGAAATTTATAAAAGACAAAATATAATTAAAAACTTTATTGAATCTAGACAATTACGTATAGATACCCAAAATTTACTTAGAGCAATGGGGGATTTAGAAAGACTTGCAGGTAGAGCTTGTGCAGGTCATGCAAGTCCTAGAGATTTAATTGCAATAGCGGAAGGTTTAAAAAAATTGCCTAGACTAAAATCTATAGTTGAATTATTTAAATATGATCTCCCAGATTGGACTGATCAATTAAAAAATATTGATGCAGGACTCTTAGAATTAGCTGACACTATAAGTTTTAAACTAATAGAAAATCCTCCTCTAAATATTAGTGAAGGAGGCATGATCCACGATGGTGTTGACAATATATTAGATGGTTTACGTAATTTAATGGATGATTACTCTGAGTGGCTAGATAAAGAGGAATTAAAAGAAAGAAAAATTAGCAAAATTTCAAACCTAAAAATTCAATTTCATAAAAATTTTGGTTACTACATTTCTATAAATAAATCAAAAGTTAATTTAGCTCCACAACATTGGATCAAAAGGCAAACACTTACTAATGAAGAAAGATATATCACTTCAGAAATTAAAAATAAAGAAAATAAAATTTTCCAAATAAAAAGTAGAGCTTCATCAAGAGAATATGAAATTTTCTGCGAATTAAGAAATATAGTTGCTCAAAAAACAAAACAAATCAGATCAATCGCAAAAGCTATAGCATCCCTTGATGCATTGCTTGGTTTATCAATTACTTCAGTAGAAAACAATTTTATAAAACCTTCATTAATACCAATAAATGATTCAATGAAAAAAAATAGTACAAAAATTATCGCAGGAAGAAATCCAATTGTAGAGCAATTGTTAAATGATAAAAAGTTTATAGCTAACGATATCTCCTTTGATGAGAATCAAAAATTAATTATATTAACCGGTCCCAATGCAAGCGGAAAAAGTTGTTTTATAAGACAACTTGGTTTAATACAAATTCTCGCACAAATTGGTAGCTTTGTTCCTGCTAAAAATGCTGACATCAAGATTGCAGATAGGATTTTTACAAGAATTGGGGCAGTTGATGATCAATCATCTGGACAATCAACATTTATGGTAGAAATGTCTGAAACTGCATCAATTCTCAATCAGGCAACTTTTAGCTCATTAGTTTTACTTGATGAGATAGGTAGAGGGACATCTACTTTTGATGGACTTTCAATAGCTTGGTCAGTAAGTGAATATCTTGCAAAAAAAATTCAATGTAATACTATTTTTGCAACGCACTATCATGAGCTTAATTATTTAAGTAATTCAAATAAAAATATACAAAATTTTCAAGTTTTAGTAGAACAAAATAACGATAAGCTAATTTTTAGTCACAGGATTGTCAAAGGGGGCTCAAACAAAAGCTACGGTATTGAAGCAGCTAAACTAGCAGGAGTTCCAAAAGAAGTTATAGAAAAAGCAAAATCAGTTTTAAATTCTTTAGAAGAAAATAATAAATTAAATTATGATATTCAGTAGATTTTTGACATTTTTATAAGATACATACTTTTTAAATAGTTTCCCTCAACAAGGCATTAACTGCAGCAGCTGCCATGGCAGCACCCCCTCTAGTTGAATTCAAAACTATTCTGGGAAGATCAGTAGAAATCAGTTTGTTTTTACTTTTCTCTACTCCAATAAATCCAACAGGCATTCCGATAATTAAACTAGGTAAATCTTTTGCATTCTCTAAAATATCAATTAAATAAATTAAAGCTGTAGGCGAACTGCCAATAACTACAATAGGTGATTTGCTTCCAGAATTTATAGCAGATAACTCCTTCCAACCTTCACTTAAGCCGTATGCAGTTTTAGTTAATTCTGCGTGCTTATTTTCTCCAAACCACATTCCCGCCGTGAATACTTTATTCCTATTAGTATTCTTTGCCATAGATTTTATAGCTGCTGCAGCCATATCAGTATCAGTTAAAATCGGAGCACCACTTTTAAGAGCCTTAAGCCCCTTTTCGCAAGCACCTTCACTAAAATTAATAAGATTTTGAACTGAAAAATCTCCTGAAGTATGAACTAATCTCTCTAAAACTTTTTTTTCTAAATAATTTAGATTATTAGATCCTAAATGAGATCTTATAAATCTGATGCTTTCCAAAAAAATTGGATGATCTATTACCATTAAATTTAATTTGTGTTAGAAGTAATCATAGTTAAAATATGGTTTTTATTGAGCGATTATGCCAATACAAATATTATGGGGTAATGATCTAAATGCTCAAAATACATTTATTCAAAAATTAATTGATAACGAAGTATCCAAAGAATGGAAGGAAATAAACGTAACTAATTTAAATGGAGATGATGATGAGCAAGTAAATAAAGCTTTTGATGAAGTTCTTACACCTCCTTTTGGAGATGGATACAGAATAGTTACATTGAAAAATAATCCAATTTTTACCGCAAAAAATGAAGATCTAAGAATTAAATTTGAAAAAATTCATGACAATATACCTCAAAATACTTATTTCATTTTACAAAATACAAAGAAACCAGACTCACGATTAAAGAGTACTAAATTTTTACAACAACTTATCAAAAATAATTTAGCCAAAGAAAAATCATTTTCTTTACCAGAAATCTGGGACTATGAGGGACAAAAAAGATTCTTAGAAAATGCTGCAAATGAAATGAATATTAAAATTGATAAAAATGCAACTGAATTAATTATTGATTCTGTTGGGAATGATAGCTTTAAATTAATAAATGAATTAGCTAAAGCAAAAACATACCTTTCTGCAGTATCAAGTGATTTGAATTCAAAACTTTTTCTCAAAAGTATTGATGTAGAAAAAATATTTAGTGATCATCAATCCAACATTTTCAAAATCATTGATCTTCTTTTACAAAAAAATATTAATGAAAGCCTCATTGAAATAAATTATTCATTACAGAAAGGAGAACCTCCTTTAAGACTAAATGCAGGTTTAATTAGTCAGATAAGGATTCATACAATTATAAAATTAGCAGTTAATTCAGCAAACGATAATGCAGAAAAGATTTGTAATCTTGCAGGTATTTCTAATCCAAAAAGAATTTTTTTTATTCGTAAAAAAGTCAAAAATGTATCTCAAGAATATTTAATAAATTTAATGAGTAATTTATTAGATATTGAATCATTACTAAAACAAGGTAATAATCCTATAAATGTTTTTACAGAGAAATTAATTAATTTAAGTTAACCAAATTATAAGTTTAAGAATTTACATTATGATTTAAGTATGGCTTTACTAGTAAAAAAATTTGGCGGTACTTCTGTCGGTGATATTAAAAAAATTAAAAATATTGCAAGTAGCATTTGTCAAAGTAAAGAAGCAGGAAATGAAATTGTCGTAGTTGTCTCTGCAATGGGGCAAACTACAGATGATTTAAATTGTTTAGCGGAATCAATTAGTAAAAATCCTAATCGAAGAGAATTGGATATGCTTCTCTCAACTGGAGAGCAAGTAACCATAGCTCTTCTCTCAATGGCATTAAATGAATACGGAATACCTGCAATTTCAATGACCGGTAGCCAAGTTGGAATTATTACTGAATCAATTCATGGGAAAGCAAGAATTCTGGATATTAAAACAGAAAGAATCCAAAATTATATAAATCAGGGTTTTGTAGTTGTAGTGGCTGGATTTCAA contains:
- a CDS encoding GNAT family N-acetyltransferase produces the protein MKEISLISHSKGALGLRFFGLGPNLKPTNGLNKLQKLLDNNAFWAKNRTINDLKKCLAKSDVVISIWVGNEIVGFGRALTDGIYRGVLWDIVIDQNHQGKGFGKLIVNNLLSSKEIKNTKKIYLMTTDKKLFYSQMDFKEVTSQNLLIREI
- a CDS encoding nuclear transport factor 2 family protein, with translation MTRVISIEDLKGLFTKPYGIDAPTKQKWAEFYNEDVIFEDPTQETEGLDSYIKAQEKLVKRCDDVFLETHAISITGNCGFVEWTMGLKIMGKEFIYPGTTRLLFGENGLIKEHRDYFDFCGPTFGPVPILGPFIRWLYSKFVS
- a CDS encoding 6,7-dimethyl-8-ribityllumazine synthase, yielding MAIFEGSFTNASTLKVGIVIARFNDLITNKILSGCLDCLKRHGLDTSELSNQVDIVWVPGSFELPIAAKTLTKKKSYDAVIALGAVIRGETSHYDVVISEASKGISKVSYENNVPIIFGVLTTDTMQQALERAGIKNNLGWNYALQAIEMGSLIKNLN
- the psbZ gene encoding photosystem II core protein PsbZ yields the protein MQAVNFFFVNALLFASLIAVVGVPVLYVTQPSTEEGQRESRRKIYSIAAVWVVLVFVTGIVSSLV
- the mutS gene encoding DNA mismatch repair protein MutS encodes the protein MQEDTIIQKNLFAIGNENNEQEEITKIPEDLSWEDLKKESKKRPRQRKNSNNLVNKFKTNLISNNKNVCINEKSYSYKTVSKMKLTPVMKHYVTLKEKNKDRLLLYRLGDFFECFFEDAVLISNLLEITLTSKDAGKEIGKIPMAGVPYHAMERYCADLIKKNYSVVICDQLEKSSGNYGTPIKRGITRIITPGTVIEEGMLIAKKNNWITAIFLSEENSDESYEWGISKADVSTGELITLEGQSLSKLFDEIIKLDSSEIIVGSNEVRNLLIKGNSQITYTVSEETNFGINEANYLIKKYFQIATLEGIGLKNLNNATRSLGGLLNYLEKINPSNLDKDSSVKISLDFPQIQFGHNKLIIDYQTQKNLEIKHTQRENNYVGSLLWSIDRTYTCMGARCLRRWIDSPLLNVNEIYKRQNIIKNFIESRQLRIDTQNLLRAMGDLERLAGRACAGHASPRDLIAIAEGLKKLPRLKSIVELFKYDLPDWTDQLKNIDAGLLELADTISFKLIENPPLNISEGGMIHDGVDNILDGLRNLMDDYSEWLDKEELKERKISKISNLKIQFHKNFGYYISINKSKVNLAPQHWIKRQTLTNEERYITSEIKNKENKIFQIKSRASSREYEIFCELRNIVAQKTKQIRSIAKAIASLDALLGLSITSVENNFIKPSLIPINDSMKKNSTKIIAGRNPIVEQLLNDKKFIANDISFDENQKLIILTGPNASGKSCFIRQLGLIQILAQIGSFVPAKNADIKIADRIFTRIGAVDDQSSGQSTFMVEMSETASILNQATFSSLVLLDEIGRGTSTFDGLSIAWSVSEYLAKKIQCNTIFATHYHELNYLSNSNKNIQNFQVLVEQNNDKLIFSHRIVKGGSNKSYGIEAAKLAGVPKEVIEKAKSVLNSLEENNKLNYDIQ
- a CDS encoding precorrin-8X methylmutase: MVIDHPIFLESIRFIRSHLGSNNLNYLEKKVLERLVHTSGDFSVQNLINFSEGACEKGLKALKSGAPILTDTDMAAAAIKSMAKNTNRNKVFTAGMWFGENKHAELTKTAYGLSEGWKELSAINSGSKSPIVVIGSSPTALIYLIDILENAKDLPSLIIGMPVGFIGVEKSKNKLISTDLPRIVLNSTRGGAAMAAAAVNALLRETI
- the holA gene encoding DNA polymerase III subunit delta — its product is MPIQILWGNDLNAQNTFIQKLIDNEVSKEWKEINVTNLNGDDDEQVNKAFDEVLTPPFGDGYRIVTLKNNPIFTAKNEDLRIKFEKIHDNIPQNTYFILQNTKKPDSRLKSTKFLQQLIKNNLAKEKSFSLPEIWDYEGQKRFLENAANEMNIKIDKNATELIIDSVGNDSFKLINELAKAKTYLSAVSSDLNSKLFLKSIDVEKIFSDHQSNIFKIIDLLLQKNINESLIEINYSLQKGEPPLRLNAGLISQIRIHTIIKLAVNSANDNAEKICNLAGISNPKRIFFIRKKVKNVSQEYLINLMSNLLDIESLLKQGNNPINVFTEKLINLS